The Candidatus Buchananbacteria bacterium CG10_big_fil_rev_8_21_14_0_10_42_9 genome includes a region encoding these proteins:
- the nusB gene encoding transcription antitermination factor NusB, translating into MSNRHLARTIVLQTLFQWDFNGRKETDLSPLLEHNKKEFGPGLTENQFIDELSKGVIDNIKEIDECIKKYAPQWPLDQITIVDRNVLRIGVYEMKFSDEVPDKVAINEAIELAKAFGGGTSGKFVNGVLGSIYKDEANDDKTK; encoded by the coding sequence ATGTCAAACCGACACCTAGCTCGCACCATCGTCTTACAAACTCTTTTTCAATGGGATTTTAACGGCCGCAAAGAAACAGATTTGTCGCCACTTTTAGAACACAACAAAAAAGAATTTGGCCCAGGACTAACTGAAAATCAATTTATTGACGAACTTTCCAAAGGCGTAATTGATAATATTAAAGAAATTGATGAGTGCATAAAAAAATACGCGCCCCAATGGCCGCTGGATCAAATTACAATTGTTGACCGCAATGTTTTACGCATTGGCGTATATGAAATGAAATTTAGCGATGAAGTGCCGGATAAAGTGGCAATTAACGAAGCAATTGAATTAGCCAAAGCTTTTGGAGGTGGTACGTCTGGTAAATTTGTAAACGGCGTACTTGGATCAATCTACAAAGATGAGGCCAATGACGATAAAACTAAATAA
- the rnc gene encoding ribonuclease III — translation MAGNNLSQLEKNIGVTFSDKNLLKMAVVHRSYLNENPGFKLDHNERLEFLGDAVIEIIVTDYLYHHYPNPEGELTNWRSSLVNSKMLSSIAQKLKVDEFLFLSKGESKDINSKSRQYILANSFEAIVGAIYLDQGYEAAQKFVTEKLIGQLPEIIEQKLYIDPKSRFQELAQEKLSITPSYKVLEESGPDHDKHFVIGIYLATELVARGEGKSKQEGQVDAATKALEAKGWE, via the coding sequence ATGGCGGGAAATAATTTATCACAATTAGAAAAAAATATCGGCGTCACTTTTAGTGATAAAAATCTTTTAAAAATGGCAGTGGTCCACCGGTCATACTTAAATGAGAATCCTGGATTTAAACTTGACCACAACGAACGGTTGGAGTTTTTGGGAGATGCCGTAATTGAAATTATCGTGACTGATTATTTGTATCACCACTATCCAAACCCGGAAGGTGAACTAACCAATTGGCGGTCAAGTTTAGTCAATAGTAAAATGCTTTCATCTATCGCACAAAAGTTAAAAGTGGATGAATTTTTATTTTTAAGCAAAGGCGAATCCAAAGACATTAACTCAAAGTCACGCCAATATATTTTAGCCAATTCGTTTGAGGCAATTGTGGGGGCAATTTATTTAGATCAAGGCTATGAGGCGGCACAAAAGTTTGTGACTGAAAAGTTAATTGGCCAATTACCTGAAATTATTGAACAAAAATTATATATTGACCCCAAAAGCCGGTTTCAGGAATTAGCCCAAGAAAAACTTAGCATTACCCCATCTTACAAAGTCTTAGAGGAGTCGGGCCCTGATCATGACAAACATTTTGTAATTGGCATTTACTTAGCTACAGAGCTCGTGGCCCGTGGCGAAGGCAAGAGTAAGCAGGAGGGGCAAGTTGACGCGGCGACAAAAGCCTTAGAAGCTAAAGGTTGGGAATAA
- a CDS encoding 50S ribosomal protein L32, translating to MSVPKKKRTNSSVRRRRSHHALSSIKLSKCAKCGAAVVPHRACPECHTYKGRPLSNKKASQTKKPARPKQREGGEKTKRQSQGAGGEKVEAKSKEAKENKTKEKTSA from the coding sequence ATGTCAGTACCCAAGAAAAAACGCACAAATAGCTCTGTTCGCCGCCGGCGCTCTCACCATGCTTTGTCTTCTATAAAATTAAGTAAATGCGCTAAATGCGGCGCGGCAGTAGTGCCTCACCGTGCCTGCCCTGAATGCCATACTTACAAAGGCCGCCCATTAAGCAATAAAAAGGCATCCCAAACTAAAAAGCCTGCCCGTCCGAAGCAAAGGGAAGGCGGGGAAAAAACCAAGAGGCAATCCCAAGGAGCCGGCGGAGAAAAGGTTGAAGCCAAGAGTAAAGAAGCTAAAGAAAATAAAACCAAAGAAAAAACATCGGCTTAA
- a CDS encoding DNA gyrase subunit A codes for MAKKSSKKSNAKPTPKKVKAKEDKPQIPTVIKRVGLVPQPIVDEMQTSYLDYAMSVIIARALPDVRDGLKPVHRRILYAMWDVGLKPSAKFRKSATVVGEVLGKYHPHGDVAVYDSMVRMAQDFAMRYKLVNGQGNFGSMDGDGAAAMRYTEAKLQSIAEELLFDIEKDTVEWRPNYDATREEPSVLPARLPNLLLNGTIGIAVGMATNIPPHNLTELVDGITHLIDNPKVTVEDLMQFVKGPDFPTGGIIYNKKDILQAYATGKGGIVMRAKTEIVEAKNGSYQIVISEVPYQVNKANVIEKIAELVKDKKLDGIKDLRDESSKGEVRVVIDLKKDAYPKKILNRLFKLTQLQDRFHVNMLALVDGIQPRVLTLKMVLEEHIKHRQEVVRRRTEYDLTKAKDRAHILQGLKMALTKIDAIINTIKKSKDKEVAKANLMKKFKLTERQSVAILEMRLQALAGLERLKVEQELKEKLALIKELESILKSPKRILDIIKKELSELKEKYGDERKTKVVGSGAEEFSAEDLIPNEDTIVAMTESGYIKRLTPDTFKTQSRGGKGVMGLATKEEDVVSNLLVTTTHADLLFFTTSGRVFQLKAYEVPQASRTAKGQAIVNFLQLNSDEKVTSILSMEEVQDYKYFMMETVKGSVKKVPIDQFKNIRRSGLIAIKLRKNDSLKWVDPSTGKDDVVLATKKGQSIRIAEKNIRAMGRNAAGVKSIRLKADDEVVGMDVVSDALKKDGQLLVVMSNGFGKRTGISQYKVQGRGGSGVKTASVTAKTGEIVYATVVNAKSDEGDIIIISNKGQVIRLPLKSVNILGRATQGVRLMRFKAAGDKVASVSFI; via the coding sequence ATGGCTAAAAAATCTTCCAAAAAATCTAACGCTAAGCCGACCCCTAAAAAGGTCAAAGCCAAAGAGGACAAACCACAAATCCCGACAGTAATTAAACGTGTCGGCTTAGTACCTCAACCAATCGTGGATGAGATGCAAACTTCGTATTTGGATTACGCCATGAGCGTGATTATTGCCCGCGCTTTGCCTGACGTACGTGACGGGCTAAAGCCAGTACATCGCCGCATTCTGTACGCGATGTGGGACGTTGGCTTAAAACCAAGTGCCAAATTTAGAAAATCAGCCACTGTCGTTGGTGAAGTATTGGGTAAATATCATCCTCACGGGGATGTGGCAGTTTACGATTCCATGGTTCGCATGGCTCAAGATTTCGCCATGCGCTACAAATTAGTAAATGGCCAAGGTAACTTTGGTTCAATGGACGGTGACGGCGCGGCCGCGATGCGTTATACCGAAGCTAAGCTCCAATCAATCGCCGAGGAGTTGTTATTTGATATTGAAAAAGACACTGTTGAGTGGCGCCCTAATTATGATGCCACTCGTGAAGAACCATCAGTTTTACCCGCCAGGCTGCCAAACTTACTTTTGAACGGGACGATTGGTATTGCCGTTGGTATGGCAACAAATATTCCGCCGCATAATTTAACAGAATTAGTTGATGGCATCACCCACTTAATTGATAACCCCAAAGTCACCGTGGAAGATTTGATGCAATTTGTGAAAGGTCCGGACTTTCCAACTGGCGGAATTATTTACAACAAAAAAGATATCCTCCAAGCTTACGCCACCGGAAAAGGCGGGATTGTAATGCGGGCGAAAACTGAAATTGTAGAGGCTAAAAACGGCAGTTATCAGATTGTTATTTCTGAAGTCCCGTATCAAGTTAATAAAGCTAACGTGATTGAAAAAATCGCGGAGCTAGTTAAGGACAAAAAATTAGACGGGATTAAGGATTTACGCGACGAATCTTCCAAGGGTGAAGTCCGGGTGGTAATTGATTTGAAAAAAGACGCATATCCAAAAAAGATTTTAAATCGCCTGTTTAAGCTGACTCAATTACAGGATCGTTTTCATGTCAACATGCTCGCCTTAGTTGATGGCATCCAACCGCGTGTCTTGACTTTGAAAATGGTGCTGGAAGAGCACATCAAACATCGCCAAGAAGTAGTCCGCCGCCGCACCGAATATGATTTGACTAAAGCCAAAGATCGCGCTCACATCTTACAAGGTTTAAAAATGGCGCTAACAAAAATTGACGCCATTATCAACACGATTAAAAAATCCAAGGATAAAGAGGTTGCCAAGGCTAACTTAATGAAAAAATTCAAGCTCACCGAACGGCAATCAGTCGCTATTTTAGAAATGCGCCTACAAGCGCTGGCCGGACTAGAAAGATTAAAGGTGGAGCAAGAATTGAAGGAAAAATTGGCCTTGATAAAAGAATTGGAAAGCATCTTAAAATCGCCCAAGAGAATTTTAGACATTATTAAAAAAGAATTAAGCGAATTGAAAGAAAAATACGGCGACGAAAGAAAAACTAAAGTAGTCGGATCTGGCGCGGAAGAATTTTCAGCCGAAGATTTAATTCCGAATGAAGATACAATTGTCGCCATGACTGAAAGTGGTTATATCAAACGCTTAACTCCTGATACTTTCAAAACGCAAAGTCGCGGCGGCAAAGGCGTGATGGGGTTGGCTACTAAAGAAGAAGATGTGGTCTCTAATTTGTTGGTAACTACTACTCACGCCGATTTGTTATTTTTTACTACTTCCGGGCGCGTATTTCAACTCAAAGCTTATGAAGTGCCGCAAGCTTCGCGCACTGCCAAGGGACAAGCCATAGTTAACTTCTTGCAATTAAACTCAGATGAAAAAGTAACTTCTATTTTATCGATGGAAGAAGTGCAAGACTACAAATATTTTATGATGGAAACTGTCAAAGGTAGCGTTAAAAAAGTACCGATTGATCAATTTAAAAACATTCGCCGCTCCGGGCTAATCGCGATCAAGTTGCGCAAAAACGATTCGCTTAAATGGGTTGACCCATCTACCGGTAAAGACGACGTTGTGTTGGCCACCAAAAAGGGGCAATCTATACGCATTGCTGAAAAAAATATCCGCGCCATGGGCCGCAATGCCGCTGGGGTGAAAAGTATCCGCCTAAAAGCAGACGATGAGGTGGTCGGTATGGACGTAGTCAGTGATGCCTTGAAAAAAGACGGGCAATTGCTTGTAGTAATGAGCAATGGCTTTGGCAAACGCACCGGAATTTCCCAATACAAAGTTCAAGGCCGCGGCGGATCAGGTGTCAAAACCGCAAGTGTCACTGCTAAAACCGGGGAAATTGTTTATGCTACGGTTGTCAATGCAAAATCGGACGAAGGCGATATCATTATTATTTCAAACAAGGGCCAAGTTATTCGCTTGCCGCTTAAATCTGTTAATATCTTAGGCCGGGCAACCCAAGGCGTACGTTTAATGCGCTTCAAAGCCGCTGGCGACAAAGTCGCGTCAGTTAGTTTTATTTAA
- a CDS encoding DNA-directed RNA polymerase subunit beta — protein sequence MELPDLVEVQKKSYDWFLKEGLQELFAEVSPIRDFIGRDLELSFGKYHIGDPKFSENVTKAKNLTYEAPLRVEVTLFDKRKNKNNTQEVYLGDFPLMTSRGTFIINGIERVVVSQLIRSAGVFFNSETIGDRRFYGAKVIPNRGSWLEFETDGNGVIWVKIDRKRKVAATSLLRAFGYGSDDEITELFKDVDTHPNIKYIDNTLLKDVADSMDEGLIEVYKRIRPGDLATADNAKSLIYSMFFNFDRYDFGRVGRHKINERFNFKIENTPENRVLRVEDIVEVLKEIISLNISQKAADDIDHLGNRRVRAIGELIQNKFRVGLARMERIVKDRMSTLDIDEVSPNKLINARPVIGAVKEFFMSSQLSQFMDQTNSLAELEHKRRLSAMGPGGLSRERAGFEVRDVHPTHYGRICPIATPEGPNIGLVGHLASFAKVNDYGFIETPYRKIVHDPANKASSTTGEIARQDIKHPSSGELILAAKEKITSQKAKELEKINELETIPVVPRVTDEIVYLSALQTQKTTTTAATTPIDENGHFVKDYAEVRRFSEPETAPVHLIDYMDVAPYQIISITTALIPFLEHDDAVRALMGSNMQRQAVPCVKPQSPIVGTGVEARAARDSGHAVVSQVDGIVHYVDAKKIVIKADGKNHEYELNKFVRSNAATSINQRAIVDKGDKVKAGQVIADGSSTDGGELALGQNIFGAFMSWEGYNYEDAIIISERIVQQDRFTSIYIEDFQVEVRETKLGPEVVTSDIPNISEEKLKDLDVEGIVRIGATVKSGDILVGKITPKGETELSAEEKLLRAIFGEKARDVRDSSLYLEHGEQGRVVDVKVFSRDQGDRLSAGVIKMIQVSIANLRKIQVGDKMAGRHGNKGVVSVVLPIEDMPFTKEGRPLDILLSPLGIVSRMNLGQVLETHLGLAAGKLGYKVASPPLNGVPELKIREELKRAGFNEDGKMTLYDGRTGESFHHRVTVGQIYMLKLNHMVEDKIHQRSIGPYSLITQQPLGGKAQFGGQRFGEMEVWALEAYGAANSLQEILTIKSDDVMGRSKAYESIIKGESIRRINVPESFNVMLRELNGLGLSVDLVNVDDKTGSVKTVEAQSHDDKKRTKEKAK from the coding sequence ATGGAGTTGCCTGATTTGGTTGAGGTTCAAAAAAAATCTTATGATTGGTTTTTAAAAGAAGGTTTGCAGGAGTTATTCGCGGAAGTTTCTCCAATTCGGGATTTTATTGGCCGTGACTTGGAACTATCATTTGGCAAATATCATATTGGTGATCCTAAGTTTAGTGAAAACGTAACTAAAGCCAAAAATTTAACCTACGAAGCTCCCTTGCGCGTTGAGGTAACCTTATTTGATAAGCGCAAAAATAAAAATAATACGCAAGAAGTTTACTTGGGAGATTTTCCTCTCATGACTTCCCGCGGCACATTTATTATTAATGGTATTGAGCGGGTGGTAGTAAGCCAGCTAATTCGATCAGCGGGTGTTTTTTTTAATTCCGAAACGATTGGGGATCGCCGCTTTTATGGAGCCAAAGTAATCCCTAATCGAGGTTCCTGGTTGGAATTTGAAACGGATGGCAATGGTGTTATTTGGGTCAAAATTGATCGGAAAAGAAAGGTTGCCGCAACTTCATTACTGCGTGCTTTTGGTTATGGCAGCGATGACGAGATTACAGAATTGTTTAAAGATGTTGATACTCATCCAAATATTAAATACATTGACAATACTTTACTCAAAGATGTCGCTGATAGCATGGATGAAGGATTAATTGAAGTATACAAGCGTATTCGCCCAGGCGATTTAGCGACCGCCGATAACGCCAAATCATTAATTTATTCAATGTTTTTTAATTTTGATCGGTATGATTTTGGCCGTGTTGGCCGGCATAAAATTAATGAGCGGTTTAATTTTAAAATTGAAAATACTCCTGAAAATCGAGTGTTAAGAGTTGAAGATATTGTTGAAGTTTTGAAAGAAATTATTAGTTTAAACATTTCTCAAAAAGCCGCTGATGATATTGATCATTTAGGCAACCGCCGCGTTCGTGCGATTGGAGAATTAATCCAAAATAAATTTCGAGTTGGCTTAGCTCGAATGGAACGCATTGTTAAAGACCGGATGAGTACGTTGGATATTGATGAGGTCAGTCCAAATAAACTCATTAACGCCAGACCCGTGATCGGTGCGGTTAAAGAGTTCTTCATGTCATCGCAGTTATCACAATTCATGGACCAAACTAATTCTTTGGCCGAATTGGAACATAAACGACGATTATCGGCTATGGGTCCGGGCGGCTTATCGCGTGAAAGAGCTGGCTTTGAAGTGCGCGATGTTCATCCAACCCACTATGGCCGCATCTGCCCTATCGCCACCCCCGAAGGACCAAACATCGGTTTAGTTGGACATTTAGCTTCCTTTGCCAAAGTCAACGATTACGGTTTTATTGAAACGCCTTATCGTAAAATTGTTCACGACCCAGCCAACAAGGCTTCAAGCACAACCGGTGAAATTGCGCGTCAAGATATTAAGCATCCTTCTAGCGGGGAATTAATACTTGCGGCTAAAGAAAAAATTACGAGCCAAAAAGCTAAAGAATTAGAAAAAATAAACGAGCTAGAAACAATTCCAGTTGTGCCAAGAGTAACTGATGAAATTGTTTATTTAAGCGCTTTACAAACTCAAAAAACAACGACTACCGCCGCCACCACGCCAATTGATGAGAACGGTCATTTTGTCAAAGACTACGCTGAGGTGCGCCGCTTTTCAGAACCAGAAACTGCACCGGTACATTTGATTGATTATATGGATGTGGCGCCTTATCAAATTATTAGTATCACGACTGCTTTAATTCCGTTTTTGGAACATGATGATGCCGTACGCGCTTTAATGGGATCTAACATGCAACGTCAAGCCGTGCCATGCGTTAAACCGCAATCTCCAATTGTTGGCACTGGCGTGGAAGCGCGAGCGGCCCGCGATTCCGGTCACGCGGTAGTCAGCCAAGTTGACGGGATTGTGCATTATGTTGATGCTAAAAAAATTGTAATTAAAGCTGATGGTAAAAACCATGAATATGAATTGAATAAATTTGTTCGTTCTAACGCCGCGACTTCCATAAACCAAAGAGCGATTGTAGACAAAGGCGATAAGGTCAAGGCCGGGCAAGTTATTGCTGATGGCAGTTCCACCGACGGCGGTGAGTTGGCTTTAGGTCAAAATATTTTTGGCGCATTTATGTCTTGGGAAGGTTATAACTACGAAGACGCAATTATCATTTCTGAACGAATTGTTCAACAGGACCGTTTCACCTCTATTTATATTGAAGATTTTCAAGTTGAAGTTCGCGAAACAAAATTGGGACCTGAAGTTGTGACCTCTGACATCCCAAACATCAGCGAAGAAAAATTGAAAGATTTAGATGTTGAGGGGATCGTCCGCATCGGTGCCACTGTAAAGTCCGGTGATATTTTAGTTGGAAAAATTACACCCAAGGGTGAAACCGAGCTTTCGGCCGAAGAAAAATTATTACGCGCTATTTTTGGTGAGAAAGCGCGTGATGTGCGGGATAGCTCATTATACTTAGAGCACGGTGAGCAGGGCCGCGTTGTGGACGTGAAAGTTTTCTCTCGCGACCAAGGCGATCGTTTGTCCGCCGGCGTTATCAAGATGATCCAAGTTTCAATTGCCAATTTAAGAAAAATTCAAGTCGGTGATAAAATGGCTGGTCGCCACGGTAATAAAGGCGTGGTGTCGGTAGTTTTGCCGATTGAAGATATGCCTTTCACTAAAGAGGGCCGGCCGTTGGATATTTTATTATCGCCCCTTGGTATTGTTTCTCGTATGAACTTGGGGCAAGTACTGGAAACACACCTCGGCTTGGCCGCCGGTAAGTTGGGTTATAAGGTAGCCAGCCCTCCGCTGAACGGTGTGCCGGAATTAAAAATTCGTGAAGAATTAAAACGCGCTGGTTTTAATGAAGACGGCAAGATGACTTTGTATGATGGCCGCACGGGCGAATCATTTCATCATCGCGTGACGGTTGGACAAATTTACATGCTCAAACTAAATCATATGGTGGAAGATAAAATCCATCAGCGCTCAATTGGCCCGTACTCTTTAATTACCCAACAGCCCCTTGGGGGGAAAGCTCAATTTGGCGGACAGCGTTTCGGAGAAATGGAAGTTTGGGCCTTAGAAGCCTATGGCGCGGCTAACAGCCTCCAAGAAATTTTGACCATTAAATCTGACGATGTAATGGGGCGATCCAAAGCGTATGAATCTATTATTAAAGGCGAATCAATTCGACGAATTAATGTGCCGGAATCTTTTAATGTCATGTTGCGTGAATTAAACGGGTTGGGGTTAAGTGTTGATTTAGTAAACGTGGATGATAAAACTGGTTCAGTTAAAACGGTTGAAGCCCAAAGCCATGACGACAAAAAACGAACTAAAGAAAAAGCCAAATAA
- a CDS encoding type IV pili twitching motility protein PilT, with product MTVEEIFTIGVKEGASDVHIMAGQPPILRIDGNLQPIAGKPKLSAKDTQALAFSILTEKQKQLFTDDREFDVSYENKAKSRFRVNLFWAQDTVGMAARIIPSNIPSMEEAGMPPIVYDLMNLNQGLILVTGPTGSGKSTSLAAMIDHVNQNRAEHIITLEDPIEFIFKSNKSYIAQRQLHSDMNAFQNALVHVLRQDPNVIMVGEMRDLETIATTITLAETGHLVLATLHTHNAGQTIDRIIDIFPPHQQTQIRLQVSMTLRAVISQRLIPREGGGRIATREVMVSTPAIANLIRENKIPQIKSVIQTSAEEGMITMDQDLMNLYEQGLISKENAQFHMQNPELMD from the coding sequence ATGACCGTTGAAGAAATATTTACAATTGGGGTTAAAGAGGGCGCGTCGGACGTCCATATCATGGCCGGCCAACCTCCCATTCTTAGAATTGACGGCAATCTTCAACCGATCGCCGGAAAACCCAAATTAAGCGCTAAGGACACGCAAGCCTTGGCGTTTAGCATTTTAACCGAGAAACAAAAACAATTATTTACCGACGACCGTGAATTTGACGTGTCCTATGAGAACAAAGCTAAATCTCGTTTTAGGGTTAACTTGTTTTGGGCTCAAGATACTGTGGGCATGGCCGCCCGTATTATTCCGTCAAATATCCCCAGCATGGAAGAGGCAGGTATGCCGCCTATCGTTTATGATTTAATGAACTTAAACCAAGGGCTGATACTCGTTACCGGACCAACTGGGTCAGGTAAATCCACCTCGCTAGCCGCTATGATTGACCACGTTAATCAAAACCGGGCTGAACACATTATTACCTTGGAAGACCCAATTGAATTCATTTTCAAATCCAACAAAAGCTACATCGCTCAACGGCAGTTGCATTCTGATATGAATGCCTTCCAAAATGCTTTAGTGCATGTGTTGCGTCAAGATCCAAACGTGATAATGGTTGGCGAAATGAGGGATTTGGAAACTATCGCTACGACTATTACGCTAGCTGAAACCGGGCATTTGGTTTTGGCCACGCTACACACTCATAACGCCGGGCAAACAATTGACCGTATTATTGATATCTTCCCCCCTCATCAACAAACTCAAATCCGTCTCCAAGTTTCCATGACGCTGCGGGCGGTTATTTCGCAACGTTTAATTCCGCGCGAAGGCGGCGGGCGCATAGCCACTCGGGAAGTGATGGTGAGCACGCCAGCGATTGCTAACTTAATTCGCGAAAATAAAATTCCGCAGATTAAATCCGTCATTCAAACTTCAGCCGAAGAAGGCATGATTACTATGGATCAAGATTTAATGAACTTATACGAACAAGGATTAATTTCCAAAGAGAACGCTCAATTTCACATGCAAAATCCGGAACTGATGGATTAA